The following coding sequences lie in one Thalassoglobus polymorphus genomic window:
- a CDS encoding 4Fe-4S binding protein, whose product MLNWFRNVWNAVSTVLRGMWVTLFTMGATYERKAFAQIYEYPETPVPVKARYRGFHRFDLTTCIGCEKCAVACPVDCIYIEKEKSPVGKGFRIDGFTIDYTKCMFCALCVEPCPVDCIFMGSNHDLSCYSRDGCVVDFAKMPLQTAWGQATLNPTVVAESKVLYEPVWVKGEPSPFEYAESE is encoded by the coding sequence ATGCTGAACTGGTTTCGAAACGTGTGGAACGCCGTTTCCACCGTCTTGAGAGGGATGTGGGTGACGCTCTTTACAATGGGAGCGACCTACGAACGTAAAGCTTTTGCACAAATCTATGAGTATCCGGAAACCCCGGTTCCGGTGAAAGCACGCTATCGTGGATTTCATCGTTTCGATTTGACGACCTGTATCGGTTGTGAAAAGTGTGCGGTTGCTTGCCCGGTTGACTGTATCTACATCGAAAAAGAAAAAAGCCCGGTCGGAAAAGGTTTCCGTATCGATGGGTTCACGATTGATTACACGAAGTGTATGTTCTGTGCTTTGTGTGTTGAGCCATGCCCCGTCGATTGCATCTTTATGGGATCGAATCACGATCTTAGCTGTTACAGCCGAGATGGTTGTGTCGTCGACTTTGCGAAGATGCCACTGCAAACTGCATGGGGGCAAGCCACTTTGAACCCGACAGTTGTTGCAGAGTCAAAGGTTCTGTACGAACCAGTCTGGGTGAAGGGCGAGCCGAGTCCCTTCGAGTATGCAGAGTCTGAGTAA
- a CDS encoding DUF1559 family PulG-like putative transporter, which translates to MKKHRGFTLIELLVVVAITAILIALLLPAVQQAREAARRTECKNNLKQIGFAVHSYYNSFETLPPGVVNSTGPIEQAAKGYHHSWLVSILPYLDESLLSEAIDGDLSIYAEANLPPRKVSIQTYLCPSDPASIHSLPENQSVVLSNYAGNHHHRSAPIDTNNHGVLFLNSRVRYHEIYDGATHTLMAGEAKRSPEDLGWASGTRSSLRNGGILINQTPEGSRYYNDMTSEPNEIIRAEYETLMGEGDGGYGGYGMGGDESLGGFGDEDGGEGSGEGKASDQPRPPTPELVSRLAFDPGGFGSHHVGGAQFLLCDGSVRFLSENIDVATYRRLLDRADGIEVGEF; encoded by the coding sequence GTGAAAAAGCATCGCGGGTTTACTCTGATCGAACTTCTCGTCGTCGTGGCGATTACAGCGATCCTTATTGCGTTGCTATTGCCTGCGGTCCAGCAAGCTCGCGAGGCGGCACGTCGAACGGAATGTAAAAATAACCTGAAGCAAATCGGCTTTGCGGTTCATAGCTACTACAACTCTTTTGAGACACTTCCCCCCGGTGTCGTGAATTCGACAGGCCCGATTGAGCAGGCTGCGAAAGGCTATCACCACAGTTGGCTGGTTTCGATCTTGCCTTACCTTGACGAATCGCTGCTCTCAGAAGCGATTGATGGAGACCTCAGTATTTACGCCGAAGCAAACTTGCCACCTCGAAAAGTTTCGATTCAAACGTATCTCTGTCCGTCTGATCCTGCATCAATTCATTCGCTTCCTGAAAATCAAAGCGTTGTTCTCAGTAACTATGCTGGAAATCACCATCACCGTTCCGCCCCGATCGATACCAATAATCATGGGGTTCTGTTTCTGAACAGCCGAGTTCGTTACCACGAAATTTATGATGGGGCGACACACACTCTCATGGCGGGTGAAGCCAAACGGAGCCCGGAAGATCTTGGTTGGGCATCTGGAACACGTTCATCGCTGCGCAACGGCGGCATTCTGATCAATCAGACACCAGAAGGTTCACGTTATTACAACGATATGACTTCCGAACCGAATGAAATTATCCGCGCTGAGTACGAAACGTTGATGGGAGAGGGGGACGGTGGGTATGGCGGATATGGGATGGGTGGCGATGAATCACTTGGTGGGTTTGGCGACGAGGACGGGGGTGAAGGAAGCGGTGAAGGAAAAGCCTCAGACCAACCGCGCCCCCCGACTCCAGAACTGGTTTCGCGTCTTGCTTTCGATCCCGGCGGCTTTGGGAGCCATCATGTGGGGGGAGCTCAGTTCTTGCTCTGCGATGGATCTGTCAGGTTTCTCTCAGAAAATATCGACGTCGCCACATATCGGCGTCTACTTGACCGTGCCGATGGCATTGAGGTCGGAGAGTTCTAG
- a CDS encoding RtcB family protein: protein MNRKQLTKLGIPEYCTLEAMQGIQSAVKAGLRGKDAKQRLIAVVAAPQEYLNDEHFAEFANAFTEVEETEPSTPVDYAVWGNEFIDEMSHKQMREACSLPHAVAGALMPDAHLGYGLPIGGVLALEGAVCPYAVGVDIACRMKLSVLDLPTDFLADDKRRRELTTALEKGTVFGTGKAWKPRKDHDVMDQDWTVSRITRESKDKAWNQLGTSGSGNHFVEFGLLTITEEEAGIGVAPGEYVALLSHSGSRGTGHAVCSTYSAIARKKLPRRYAHVGRLAWLELDSQEGQEYWAAMNLMGDYASANHAVIHRNVVKLAGASVLGGVENHHNFAWKEVHNGREVIVHRKGATPAGEGVLGVIPGSMATPAYVVRGKGNAASLHSAAHGAGRVMSRKKANSMYRIQSVRTNLKAQGVHVISAGSDEVPMVYKNIEDVMNAQTDLVTKVARFDPLIVKMCGDGSRPED, encoded by the coding sequence ATGAATCGTAAGCAGCTTACAAAATTAGGAATCCCGGAGTATTGCACACTCGAGGCGATGCAGGGAATCCAATCCGCTGTGAAAGCAGGATTGCGAGGGAAGGATGCAAAGCAACGTTTAATCGCTGTCGTCGCTGCTCCGCAAGAGTATCTGAACGATGAGCACTTCGCCGAATTCGCTAACGCGTTCACTGAAGTCGAAGAGACCGAACCGTCAACGCCTGTCGACTACGCAGTTTGGGGTAACGAGTTCATCGACGAGATGTCTCACAAACAAATGCGAGAAGCCTGTTCGCTGCCGCACGCGGTGGCAGGAGCGTTAATGCCTGATGCGCACCTCGGCTACGGCCTTCCTATCGGTGGAGTTTTGGCTCTCGAAGGGGCGGTCTGTCCGTACGCAGTCGGTGTCGACATTGCCTGCCGAATGAAATTGTCGGTCCTCGATTTGCCCACAGATTTCCTTGCAGACGATAAGCGACGTCGTGAGCTGACGACTGCGCTTGAAAAAGGAACGGTTTTCGGGACCGGAAAAGCCTGGAAACCGCGGAAAGATCATGACGTCATGGATCAGGACTGGACAGTCAGCCGAATTACACGTGAAAGCAAAGACAAAGCCTGGAACCAGCTCGGAACTTCCGGTTCCGGCAACCACTTTGTCGAATTCGGCCTGTTGACGATCACCGAGGAGGAAGCAGGCATCGGAGTTGCGCCTGGCGAATATGTCGCCCTGTTGAGCCATAGCGGAAGTCGGGGAACTGGACATGCTGTCTGTTCAACTTACAGTGCGATTGCTCGCAAGAAATTGCCGCGACGATACGCACACGTCGGTCGACTGGCTTGGTTGGAACTCGATTCTCAGGAAGGCCAGGAATACTGGGCAGCCATGAACTTGATGGGTGACTACGCCTCAGCGAACCATGCAGTGATCCATCGCAACGTCGTGAAACTGGCAGGCGCGAGCGTGCTGGGAGGGGTTGAGAACCATCACAACTTTGCGTGGAAAGAAGTCCACAACGGTCGTGAAGTCATTGTCCACCGAAAAGGGGCAACCCCAGCTGGTGAAGGTGTTCTGGGAGTCATCCCGGGATCGATGGCAACGCCCGCGTATGTGGTCCGTGGAAAAGGGAACGCTGCATCATTGCACTCAGCCGCTCACGGAGCTGGTCGAGTGATGTCTCGCAAGAAAGCGAACTCGATGTATCGGATCCAGTCAGTCCGGACAAACTTGAAAGCCCAAGGAGTTCACGTAATTTCCGCCGGCTCAGACGAAGTTCCGATGGTGTACAAAAACATCGAGGACGTCATGAACGCGCAAACCGATCTTGTTACGAAGGTCGCACGTTTCGACCCTTTAATTGTCAAAATGTGCGGAGACGGCAGTCGACCTGAAGACTAG
- the lpxD gene encoding UDP-3-O-(3-hydroxymyristoyl)glucosamine N-acyltransferase, protein MPFTLRELAESLNGSIQGDAEMSVTDVAALEHASLTDLSYLDSKKQLRAILSSSAGAVLTTPDLAELARKQGSECNFILVEEPQAAFIEAMLRFRPLPGPSTIGLSAKAEIHETAQFGHGCHVFPNAYIGKNVVVGSNCEIGPGAVIHDNCVIGDDCVIHANAVLYHNVTLGDRVILHAGAVIGADGFGYRFVNGGFVKIPHTGTVIIENDVEIGAVTTVDRGMIGATVIGQGTKLDNQVMIAHNCQIGKHNVYASQVGIAGSCTIGDYVQMGGQVGVVDHVKIGSGAKFGGKAGVAWDMPAAGTFHGTPAINEKEAIRNHFSLQRLPELREQVKALTNQLAELQEQLAEQQEPVQSKSAA, encoded by the coding sequence ATGCCGTTCACACTACGAGAACTCGCTGAATCACTGAACGGGAGCATTCAGGGTGACGCCGAAATGAGCGTGACTGATGTTGCAGCTCTCGAACACGCGAGCCTCACCGATCTCTCATATCTTGATTCAAAAAAACAACTTAGAGCGATCCTCAGTTCGTCTGCCGGAGCTGTTCTTACAACTCCTGATCTTGCAGAACTCGCCCGAAAGCAAGGCTCGGAGTGCAATTTCATTCTTGTCGAGGAGCCGCAGGCGGCCTTCATCGAGGCCATGCTTCGCTTCCGTCCATTGCCTGGACCCTCAACGATTGGGCTCTCTGCGAAAGCAGAAATTCATGAAACAGCCCAATTTGGTCACGGATGCCATGTCTTTCCGAATGCTTACATCGGCAAAAATGTTGTTGTGGGAAGTAACTGCGAAATTGGCCCCGGCGCGGTCATTCATGACAACTGCGTGATCGGCGACGACTGTGTCATTCACGCGAACGCTGTCCTCTACCACAACGTGACCCTCGGAGACCGGGTCATCCTACATGCCGGAGCCGTCATCGGTGCAGACGGATTTGGCTACCGGTTTGTGAATGGTGGATTCGTTAAAATCCCGCACACGGGGACTGTCATCATCGAGAACGATGTCGAGATCGGAGCTGTCACCACAGTCGATCGAGGCATGATTGGTGCAACTGTCATTGGACAAGGAACCAAGCTCGACAATCAGGTGATGATTGCCCACAACTGCCAGATCGGAAAACACAACGTCTATGCTTCGCAAGTCGGAATTGCGGGCTCATGCACTATTGGTGACTACGTACAAATGGGCGGACAGGTCGGAGTTGTCGATCATGTGAAGATTGGTTCCGGGGCGAAATTCGGAGGGAAAGCAGGCGTAGCCTGGGACATGCCTGCTGCAGGAACCTTCCACGGAACTCCTGCAATCAACGAAAAAGAAGCCATTCGAAATCATTTCAGCCTGCAGAGGCTTCCTGAACTTCGCGAACAGGTCAAAGCCCTGACGAATCAACTCGCAGAACTTCAGGAACAGTTGGCAGAACAGCAGGAACCTGTCCAATCGAAATCCGCAGCTTGA
- a CDS encoding LpxI family protein, whose product MSDSYRERILSIPPRPGDRVGLLAGWGRFPIVFAKTAKEQGFSVQCIGIEGMASDELADVCDHYRTAPLARIGRAVRYFQKRRVTQAVMAGKVEKKVLFDPFRLWRLWPDWRTAVMWVRHTANKKDDTILLAVIREFEQDGIHFRSALEFCPEILVKHGFLTKKHPSAAQWKDIHFGWEMAKKMGELDIGQSIVVNDTAVIAVEAIEGTDLCIRRAGTLCRRGGMTVVKVAKPNQDMRFDVPTIGLQTLQTMRESGARVLAIESGMTIILDEPEVLKLADKLGIAIVSIKAEELKLRAVA is encoded by the coding sequence ATGTCGGACTCGTATCGAGAACGAATCCTTTCGATCCCTCCTCGCCCAGGAGACCGGGTTGGTCTTCTGGCTGGCTGGGGGCGATTCCCCATTGTCTTTGCCAAAACAGCGAAAGAGCAAGGGTTCTCGGTGCAATGTATTGGCATCGAGGGAATGGCTTCTGACGAGTTGGCGGACGTTTGCGATCACTATCGGACTGCCCCGTTGGCGCGGATTGGTCGAGCGGTTCGGTACTTCCAAAAACGACGTGTCACCCAAGCTGTGATGGCGGGCAAGGTCGAAAAGAAAGTCCTTTTTGATCCTTTCCGATTATGGCGTCTCTGGCCTGACTGGAGAACCGCCGTCATGTGGGTGCGACACACTGCAAACAAAAAAGACGATACCATCCTTCTCGCAGTGATTCGCGAGTTTGAGCAGGACGGGATTCACTTCCGCTCCGCCTTAGAGTTTTGCCCGGAGATTCTCGTGAAACACGGATTCCTCACCAAGAAACACCCTTCAGCCGCACAGTGGAAAGATATTCATTTCGGCTGGGAAATGGCCAAGAAAATGGGTGAACTGGATATCGGCCAGTCAATCGTCGTCAACGACACAGCCGTGATCGCAGTCGAAGCTATCGAAGGGACCGACCTGTGCATCCGCAGAGCAGGCACGCTCTGTCGCCGTGGCGGAATGACCGTCGTCAAGGTCGCGAAACCAAACCAGGACATGCGATTTGATGTCCCGACCATTGGACTTCAAACGTTACAAACCATGCGAGAATCCGGCGCCCGCGTTCTGGCAATCGAATCCGGGATGACCATCATTCTCGACGAACCCGAAGTCCTGAAACTCGCAGACAAACTGGGAATCGCCATCGTTTCAATCAAAGCCGAAGAACTAAAACTCCGAGCCGTCGCTTAG